CAAATACACTCTGTTCTCATGTAACTCAGCATAACCTAAAGATTACTGTCACTTTAGAATAATATTAAGACAAACATATGACGATTTAGATACATGAAATTCTACAAAGCATTGGACTGGAGTTTTAAGAATTTGTTTTATAGAATGGAGCTGCCAGATGAGGTCTGTAGCAAAAAAAGGAATAGTTAAAGTGTTTGCATACCCTAACGTCtgcaaaatgcatgcaagtttTGAATAATGCCATTTTGCTACTAGGATCAAGTCATTCTTTCAACATTCTATTAAAAGCtatatgttttcagaaatggctaCTTGTCTGGTGTGTACTTGTATAAGTGGCTCAGTTTATTGTGAAGAAACGACTATTGAAAGCATCCCAGCTCTCCCAAAGGGAACAGGATATATTTATGCACGTTTCAACCTCATCAAAAAGGTGAAAGCTTCCGATTTTGCAGAACTTCGTAAGTATAAATTAAGAATTATACCTTTCTTTATTAATTAGAATATATTGAAAGTTTGGATAAAGCATTAAAAGTATTCTTTGGTTATCATTTAATTACCTATGTTTTTAGGACCCTGGGTGCTGGTATCCTGAACCTGAGAACTTTAATACTACCAGTAAACCGATAGAGCTCCTTTTCAAGTAGCTGCAACACTAGTCCTATAGGGCTTTGGGGTGGGGCTTGAGCAAACCCTAAACAGGAATGCTACAGTTCTAGCACTATACTGAGTAGTGCTTCTACTGAGTCACCAGAAAATCTTGGAAAGGATCACTACAGATCTTCTATTCGGGGCTGGCTCATCCCCAAAAGCAGACTATTGCCACACAGCAGCCCTACTTAGGGTCTCAGTCCAGTGCTACAACAGTCCTACTCAGGGCTCCAAAGAGTATGTGCGGTGCTCACCTCTGAGGACAATATTGACCTGTGATGATACATAAGACTGCTTGACGGGAACCTGGAAGCAGGGATGGATTCACTTTCTATAACATGTGCGGGGTTTTTTTCAAGCACAAGATTGTTCTGCTCCTATTCTGCATCAGTTTGTAATTTTGCTTTCTCCTTTGTTAGGGCTGCTGATGTGAGCAGGGGGGGGGAATCGGTGGCAGGGTCAGCAACAGAGCTCTGATGGGCACAGTCAGTGATCCTAGTGAGAGCTTGGAGGCACCACACTGGCAATCCCTGGTTTATAGTATCCAGGGGAAGGGCCCAGGTGGCTAAGTGAACAGAGGGTAAGGATGTACTGCAAAGCTGTTTCAGGTCCCAATTTTCTACATAGTTTtggaggaatttatttatttatttattacatttatatcccgccttttttcctccaaggaatccaaggcagtgtacataatcgtcctctccctgttatcctcacaacaacaatcctgtgaggtaggttaggctgagagtatgtgactggcccaaagtcacccggtgggtttccatggccgagtggggactagaacccggatctcccgacttccagtccaacaccttagccactacaccacactaattTCTTAAAAAATAGATATTGACAGCTGCTGCTCATGAAAAAAGAACATTTTAGGATCTAGGAGGGATAGATTTAGAGAAACTATCACAAGCATACATTGGACTGACATCTGCACCTTATCCCATTTTGAAACATCACTCTAATAGGCATTTAAGCAGGTGGCTGCCTGCGGAACGCACTGAAACGTAACATaatcttgtttctttttaagctGCCCTAAGAAGAATTGATTTGACTGGAAATGTGATTCAAGAAATTGAAGATGGGGCCTTTGCAAAGCTGCTGTTATTAGAAGAACTTTCTCTTGCTGataatttgcttttaaagcttCCAGTTTTGCCTCCCAAGCTAACTACATTTAATGCAAATAATAACAGAATTAAAAGCAGAGGAATTAAAGCAAATGCTTTCAAGGTAACAGAATTTGTGATTACAGTTCAATAGTAAGGATTGCATCAAATAACATTCTTTTGCAAGCTGAACAGATATCATTGAAGGACTGAattttccttccccctgcaggtgggatacctccagagcagatttaaggGGGCGTGCAGGGGACTGAAGGGAGAGTAGAGGAAGGCAAACTCCTGTTGCGTGAGCAGAACATTGGATTTAGCTCTAAATACTCAGAGTTAATCCTAACagtttcaatgaaacttacttgaAAATAACTTCGTTCATGACTAActtattttaatgggtctactctaagtaagtcCTATGTTAGATTTTATCCTAAGCTTTCTACTTCTCCATACCACTACTGAACGCCATAAATTGTTTTGCATTTCTTTGTGTGTTTCATAAAACAGCAGGCCACCATGCCACATAGTATCTCACTTCCCCACCaacaccaaaaaataaaaaataaaatcaaaaagcAGATTGTGGTATGTCATAACAGTTTGCAAGCTTTATGAGCAGAATGCGTGCCGTTTCCATTCTTCTACAGCATCTAACACAATGGTGTTAGCCTAACGTAATTGCTTAAAAACAATACTGAAGGAaggaacttgcttttaaaaaataaaatatgtaggATAAGCAATAATTCACTTTTTTCTTAATACATGCTTCAGCTTATAAACCTGTGAGTATATTTTACTGAACTGAAGTTCAGTTAATATCCTCCCACATATAAGCAATTACTATAATAAAAAGTCTAAGTAGTTAATATTATAAAAAGACCATCTAACTTGGTTAAACTTGCTtgactcgtcaacttaatagtcttttagcatttaagaaagctataaagattgatctattctggcaggcctatccagtggaattttaggatgtttttaggatgttttaataatgtatactatgtttttcattcagttttatgtattttatacttattgttgttccctgcctcgatccaaacggagaggcgggtaagaaataaattctttATTATTAAAACCATCTCTCTTCCCtaccttctctctttctcctccttacaGAAGCTGACCAATTTGTCATATCTCTACCTAGCAAAAAATTCACTGGAGGCTGTTCCTCCTAACTTGCCAGAGAGCCTGCGCATTCTGCATCTTCAGGTCTCAAAATATTTTGTTACTGTACAGACATTAGTATTGCaaattattgcttttaaaaacatttcttccaATGTTCAAAAAGCTTGCTTATCATTTACTATTGTACTCACTTGGCTATTATACAAGAACTCCATTAAATGTAAAGATACCATGTACATAAGATGACAGCACATGGAAAGTTATACTGTTTCACCTTACTACTATATCAAGTATACAATACAGGAAAACCACGGTACATCAGTAACAATGTAGGCATGAAGAAATCTGTAAAAACATATGCAGCCTTTAATTGATACAACTGAAAATGCCCAAGTAGCAAGGTTACAGCACTACACTTCTGTTATACTTGTTTATTGCTTAACTGTGGAAAAACAACAAGGTCCCAAAATCCAAACTAAGTTGAGATGAACAAAGAATTTCCTTGGGGAAGATGTGAAATATAActtaaaatatctggagagcaacaggtttgggaaggctgccctaggcctTGGAATCACAACCAGAGAGACTGCAATCCTGTGAacacttacctggtagtaagttCCCTTGAGCAcagtggacttacttctgaataaacatagataggattgcTCTGAAAGTCTGTTAACATCCTTTCTCTAGAGCTGCTTTAGCAACCTGTGTACTCTGAGGGATGGGCAAAAGAGGAAAAGCCCAGGGATCTCATGACACCAGCTTCTGAAAAGACTAAGAATGGCCTGGAATGgctgttttttttcttaatttgttGGTAGTGTTTTGTTTAGTGTTTTAAAACCATACACTACCTTGGCATAAACAAATAGATGTTCTGCATAGCAGGCTCAGCTAAGGAAAACACTCAGAAAGGAACATTTATTTCCAGTAATTTACAGTTTCTTATGAATGGTCATGATACTGTAGGAACTCCCATCTGTAGTCTGCAGGAATATGCAACTTTTCAGGAATTTACATGTAAAGAATCAAATTGCCTCAATTATGATCAACACAGTGGAATAGATATTAAAGAGCAAGAACAACTAAGGACCCAGACTTTAGTGAAAGGAGTTTGGAAAAGACACCTCTATAAAATCTTGCAGCACAAATTCCTATAGTGCTTTAGAGAAAACTAACTGTATTTGAACAAAAGAAAATACTGAACTAGTGCATCTGTTAATTAGATCTGGATATTAAGATTTTTCAAATTCACTATTTTGATTTGCAGTGGAACAACATCACCAGCATCACAGATGAAACCTTCTGCAAAGCAAACAATCAGACCCGTTATGTTCGTCAACGCATGGATGAGATAAGAATGGACGGCAACCCAGTCATCTTGGGAAAATACCCCAATGCTTTTACCTGTTTGAAAACGTTGCCTGTAGGTTCATACTTTTAATTgctaacaaaatttaaaaagttaaatagtAGGTAAGGATTACCATTATATCACTGTTTAAATATGCCTTTCTATGTTAATATCTTCCCACATATATTCAGAACTGTTAGCAGTTAGAAAATATTTAGTTCTACCTTTACTGGGTGAAATTGCACCATATGATTTAATAAGCCtgagccttttttatttttaatacttaAATACAAAGCCAGTAAAGTATTCTTTATTCGAAAGGAGCCAacccatttttcaaatgaataaatGCAACACTGCGATGTTAAGACTACATGGAGAACAGTTAGCCAATTTAGACAGAGGGGCTGCATTCTCAGAGAGCCAATAGCGTAACTTGATATGATACTGTACAATATGGGAGGAAATAGAATGGGGGAGAATTTGTTGAATTGGAACAAATCATTATCTTCTGGATAGAAGGACAGAATATAGAAATAATGCAGGGGAGATATAAGAATTAGATGGGCTGAGGGGGCAGCACATGCTTAGGTGCAGAATGGCTACTGAAGCAGCAACGCAGACTGTATGAACCAGACTGGCCTATCCAATTCATTTTCTGACGCTAAGGATAGATTTTGACATCATTTTCTAATACATTACGTGGATATCAGAAAAGTGACTAAAATATCTAAAGGTATTTTAGTCCTTAGTgactaagaacagaagaagaaaccatCAGTCTATGCTACAGTGAGGAAGACCTAGCTTAAACGTTAGGGATTATAAAAACAGTCCTGCCTAGGGAAGCTGTGGAATTTTTGTTAGAGATTCCATAAAATGGATAGATTGGCATATGTTCATACGATTTAGATATAGGATATCCGAACAGGAGGCTGGACCAATTAATCCAATGGGTCTCTTGCAAACTCTATGACAGTAAAATAACAGTAAGCAGCTAGATACAAGTGTAGAATACAAATTAAGTACAATATTTTTGGACATAAATGCTTGTTAAATATTAAAATGAGGAGCCAGTGAATAAAAACATTTAGCCAACTTATTAACTTAAAAAGATCTGACACTGAAAGTGACCTCAAATGTTTAGATTGGACACTACTACCTAGAAGCAATTAATTCTTATCTGAATAATCCTGAAAGGTATTGATAAGTCACCATTCTTAATGTTCTTCAAATCCAAGTAGTGTGCTTAGAACTTGAAGGAAGATTCATCCATTTCGGTAACACTTAATGAATTCCTATAAATTTAAATGACCACAATACAATTGACATTtccaagtcctactgaattcattgGAATTTGTTTCCAAGCAACCACGCACAGCATTTTGCAGTAAGAGTAAACAACATTTGTTGAAATCTATATTCTGTTTAGAATGTCACTCTCCTCTAATCACCCTCACCATGTGATATTTGAGATGCAGGTTGTAATCAGCCTGAGTTGAACCTCGTCTCTCAAAACAGACATCAAGCTTGGCTGATTTCAATACAATGgtcaaatagtgtgtgtgtgtgtgtgtgtgtgtgtgtgtgtgcgcgcatatgTCTGTCTGTTGGAGGCTTCATAGGAAGCACTGTGTTTATCAGTAAATTCTGATTTGCACTCACTCTCATTCTTTGCATATTTTTGGTTAGGATAGATATATTATTTTCTGATTTAATTATTCAATGGCATTAAAGACTATATTACAACTATCAAGCTCTGCTGTAACTATGCTATTTTAACAATATTATGTATCACACCTCAGTTACATGATGAATTTATGGGATGTGAAACATTTGATTTTAGTTTGCACGTGTTTCTTATTGTCTAGAATCCTAAGTgtctaataaaataaatcaccaaAAAAAATGATCAGGCCTTACTATTCCATTGAAAGTATCTTGTCCTACATGGCTAGCCAAGTGTAGGACAATTCCTAATTGTTTCTCTGCGCCGGTACAGATAGCAACACTTTGTCGGGTCAGCCAGCTCCCTCACCTCAGAACAGGTTGACAGGGATTCAGTGACATTGGTTTATTGGTGTTGTGACACAAACCACACTTGTGAGGTTAGAAGTTATAAATTAGTTAACTTGAGAGCTAACAACACATTGCTTGGATCAAGGGAACAATATCGAATCAAGTGCATAATTGTAGTCAGAGACATAGTCTTAGAAGGTTCAAAGCACTTAGAAATCCAGATTCACAACAAAAGCGTCAGAAGATGTCATTGTCCATGATGCCAGAGGACTCATCGCTGGAGCTCCAGGCAATATAGAGACATCCGCAAATGTAGGATATCTATGCATGGGAGCCCCAAGCTGACTCAGGTTCAAGGATACAGGAATAAGTCACAACAAGGCAGAATCCTGGCTGAGTAGATAAGTTCCATACTTTTATATTGCCGGGGTCCCAGTACGTTCAACGTCCAGGGATTCAGGAATTAACTAAGCAAGAAGGAGTCCTGAGAAACAGACAGGTTTTTTCTCTTAGGGCCTCTATTGAAAAGGGCCCCTGGCATATCTTGGTTCAGGAGTCAGGCTAATAAGTACAACTATGTCCATGATCAGTCCAATGAAAGTTTGCAACTTGGGAAACTTTAAAATACAAGGCAAGGTCAAGAATCACGATAACCCAGGCAAGAAAACATTCCAGGCAATTTAAGACATGCTTCAAGAAACAGGTTTAAAGCAATGTCACAACTCATTGCCACAACTTAGCTGATTAATATAGTGACAGGAGGGTTTAAAATAAGAATGTAACCTTTCAAAACACTACCTTGAAATAGCTCAAAGTGCGTTTCCGATGTTCACACCATTCAGAGAAATAGGAGAGGCTTTTGAAGAACAGCAAGAGGTTCCCACTCTCTTCAACCCTAGAACATAATGtaacacataataaatataatataatacataatAAACTGGTATTTTTGCAGTATTTCTATTACAAATAACTTGACTAAAGTTGCTCAGATCCACTGCTCAGTCTAGAAGCCtttccacatagaatcatagaatagcagagttggaaggggcctacaaggccatcgagtccaaccccctgctcaatgcaggaat
This window of the Elgaria multicarinata webbii isolate HBS135686 ecotype San Diego chromosome 3, rElgMul1.1.pri, whole genome shotgun sequence genome carries:
- the OGN gene encoding mimecan isoform X1 — its product is MKTLQKFSLFFSFLMPLVKLAPPNPQTSTLSSDDEDAILKQRYENIMKGFREDYEDKPGAENNEEYGGMMVFQSTEYDLQADEMAPNEGSTNFTEMATCLVCTCISGSVYCEETTIESIPALPKGTGYIYARFNLIKKVKASDFAELPALRRIDLTGNVIQEIEDGAFAKLLLLEELSLADNLLLKLPVLPPKLTTFNANNNRIKSRGIKANAFKKLTNLSYLYLAKNSLEAVPPNLPESLRILHLQWNNITSITDETFCKANNQTRYVRQRMDEIRMDGNPVILGKYPNAFTCLKTLPVGSYF
- the OGN gene encoding mimecan isoform X2, with product MYRKLYCKSHKRSQSAKTEYGGMMVFQSTEYDLQADEMAPNEGSTNFTEMATCLVCTCISGSVYCEETTIESIPALPKGTGYIYARFNLIKKVKASDFAELPALRRIDLTGNVIQEIEDGAFAKLLLLEELSLADNLLLKLPVLPPKLTTFNANNNRIKSRGIKANAFKKLTNLSYLYLAKNSLEAVPPNLPESLRILHLQWNNITSITDETFCKANNQTRYVRQRMDEIRMDGNPVILGKYPNAFTCLKTLPVGSYF